The following proteins come from a genomic window of Pseudomonas sp. WJP1:
- a CDS encoding extracellular solute-binding protein translates to MLLISLALSSTASATISESHGYAQFGTLKYPARFTHFDWVNPQAPKGGTLRVMAFGTFDTLNPYTFKGTSPVATPNFLQYGINELNEPLMVGTGQYAPLGDEPTSSYGLIAQSVEYSEDHSWVVFNLRPQARFHDGTPITAFDVAFSYRLLLKEGHPQYRTNLQEVARVDILSPQRIRFVFKRAGNPLLILRLGELPVLPQHYWKGRDFKATTFEPPLGSGPYRITSVTPGRQIVFERVKDYWGKDLPVNRGKYNFDRMEVEFYRDSDVAFEAFKAGEFDIYIEHQAKNWVTGYNFPAIRRGEVIKAQIPHQIPTQTQGLFMNTRRPTFAQDRVREALGLMFDFEWTNRTLFSGAYQRAMSYYPNSEFSASGLPVGHEWLLLKPYREQLPARLFTEPFSLPQTQGRGIPRDTMRKALTLLAEAGWKLNGQRLQNAAGQPLRLEILLVNPNLERILQPYVENLASIGIDARLRTVDRAQYKQRLDQFDFDMILMTLNQTLSPGLEQWQYFHSSQATVKGSKNYAGIANPVVDHLLEQLLAAKTRDEQVAAGKALDRTLLWQHYIIPNWYLNYHRLAYRNRFAFVTTPPYTLGLSAWWLKSSEKDR, encoded by the coding sequence CTGCTCCTGATCAGCCTGGCCTTGAGCTCTACCGCAAGTGCGACGATCAGCGAAAGCCATGGTTATGCGCAGTTCGGCACGCTCAAGTACCCGGCCAGATTTACCCATTTCGACTGGGTCAACCCGCAAGCGCCCAAGGGCGGTACGTTGCGGGTCATGGCATTTGGCACCTTCGATACGCTCAACCCTTACACCTTCAAGGGCACGAGCCCCGTTGCCACACCCAATTTCCTGCAGTACGGCATCAACGAGCTCAACGAGCCGCTGATGGTCGGCACCGGTCAATACGCGCCGCTCGGTGACGAGCCGACCTCTAGTTACGGCCTGATCGCGCAGTCGGTGGAATACAGCGAGGACCACAGCTGGGTAGTCTTCAACCTGCGCCCGCAAGCACGCTTCCACGACGGCACGCCGATCACCGCCTTTGATGTGGCATTCTCCTACCGCCTCCTGCTCAAGGAAGGCCATCCGCAATACCGTACCAACCTGCAGGAAGTGGCGCGGGTCGACATCCTCAGCCCGCAGCGCATTCGATTCGTCTTCAAGCGTGCTGGCAATCCCCTGCTGATCCTGCGCCTGGGGGAGTTGCCGGTGTTGCCGCAGCATTACTGGAAAGGTCGCGACTTCAAGGCCACCACCTTCGAGCCGCCACTGGGCAGCGGGCCGTATCGCATCACCTCGGTTACGCCGGGGCGGCAGATCGTGTTCGAGCGAGTCAAGGACTACTGGGGCAAGGATTTACCGGTCAATCGCGGCAAGTACAATTTCGACCGCATGGAAGTCGAGTTCTACCGCGACAGTGACGTGGCGTTCGAAGCGTTCAAGGCCGGCGAGTTCGACATCTACATCGAGCACCAGGCGAAGAACTGGGTCACCGGCTACAACTTCCCGGCGATTCGTCGCGGCGAGGTAATCAAGGCGCAGATCCCGCACCAGATCCCGACCCAGACCCAGGGCCTGTTCATGAATACCCGCCGCCCGACGTTCGCCCAGGACAGGGTTCGTGAAGCGCTGGGCCTGATGTTCGACTTCGAATGGACCAACCGCACATTGTTCAGCGGCGCCTACCAGCGCGCCATGAGTTACTACCCCAACAGCGAGTTCTCCGCCAGCGGACTGCCGGTCGGCCATGAATGGCTGTTGCTCAAGCCGTATCGCGAGCAATTGCCAGCCAGGCTGTTCACCGAGCCTTTCAGCCTGCCACAGACCCAGGGCCGCGGGATCCCCCGGGACACAATGCGCAAGGCCTTGACCCTGCTGGCCGAGGCCGGCTGGAAGCTCAACGGCCAGCGCTTGCAAAACGCGGCCGGGCAACCGCTGCGCCTGGAAATCCTACTGGTCAACCCGAACCTGGAGCGCATCCTGCAACCCTACGTCGAGAATCTGGCCAGCATCGGCATCGACGCCAGACTGCGCACGGTCGATCGCGCGCAGTACAAGCAGCGCCTCGATCAGTTTGATTTCGACATGATCCTGATGACCCTCAACCAGACCCTCAGCCCGGGCCTCGAGCAATGGCAGTACTTTCATTCCAGCCAGGCCACGGTCAAGGGCAGCAAGAACTACGCAGGCATTGCCAATCCGGTGGTGGACCACCTGCTCGAACAATTGCTCGCCGCCAAGACCCGCGATGAACAAGTCGCCGCCGGCAAGGCGCTGGACCGCACGTTGTTGTGGCAGCACTACATCATTCCCAACTGGTATCTCAATTATCACCGCCTGGCGTACCGCAACCGGTTCGCCTTCGTCACGACGCCGCCCTACACTCTGGGCCTGAGCGCGTGGTGGCTGAAATCTTCGGAGAAAGATCGATGA
- a CDS encoding transglycosylase SLT domain-containing protein, whose product MSSSIRKAINSDALTRLAQAIAVAVSATLAGCSSHVPQTDAAHAPNIAARAKQKPVFLTEKPSPQIPQDVWERMRQGFQLQDGLGVNPRIEQQRLWFASNPSFLENAGDRGSLYIHYIVERLEERNMPLELALLPVIESAYNPMAYSRANAVGLWQFIPSTGRYFNLRQTRFYDGRRDITASTTAAMDYLTRLHDMFNGDWLLALAAYNAGEGTVSRAIERNERLGLPTDYWNLPLPAETQAYVPKLLALSQVVMAPDAYGVNLNPIANEPYFQVVEINQRMDLSKVAAVANIDEDELFQLNPAFKQRTTIDGPQHLLVPTSKAQLLTTSLQTMRPEELISKKQLKPVFERSDDTQLAGVKRSYRVKRGDNLGSIAKANNVDVKDLQRWNKLSGRNLKAGQTLVMQDTGKRNSGRINTVIAAKSKTNTEKSQSQYKVQRGDSLYMVAKRFNVEMQHLKRWNPRVGQALKPGQMLTVSNPH is encoded by the coding sequence ATGTCGTCATCTATACGCAAAGCCATCAATTCGGACGCACTGACCCGCCTGGCGCAAGCCATAGCGGTGGCTGTGTCCGCGACATTGGCGGGCTGTTCCAGTCATGTGCCGCAGACCGATGCGGCACACGCACCGAATATTGCCGCGCGCGCCAAACAGAAACCCGTCTTCCTCACCGAAAAGCCCAGCCCGCAGATCCCGCAGGATGTCTGGGAGCGCATGCGCCAGGGCTTTCAGCTGCAGGACGGCCTGGGCGTCAACCCGCGCATCGAGCAACAGCGACTGTGGTTCGCCAGCAATCCGTCCTTCCTAGAAAACGCCGGCGACCGTGGCAGCCTGTACATCCACTACATCGTCGAACGCCTTGAAGAACGTAACATGCCGCTGGAACTGGCGCTGCTGCCAGTGATTGAAAGTGCCTACAACCCGATGGCCTATTCCCGCGCCAATGCGGTGGGCCTGTGGCAATTCATTCCTTCCACCGGGCGATACTTCAACCTGCGCCAGACCCGTTTCTATGATGGCCGTCGCGACATCACCGCCTCGACCACGGCAGCCATGGACTACCTGACCCGCCTGCACGACATGTTCAACGGTGACTGGCTGCTGGCCCTGGCCGCCTACAACGCCGGTGAAGGCACGGTCAGCCGCGCCATCGAACGCAACGAGCGACTCGGCCTGCCGACCGACTACTGGAACCTGCCGCTGCCCGCCGAAACCCAGGCCTATGTGCCGAAGTTGCTGGCGCTCTCGCAGGTGGTGATGGCGCCGGATGCCTACGGCGTGAACCTCAACCCGATCGCCAACGAACCGTATTTCCAGGTCGTCGAAATCAACCAGCGCATGGACCTGTCCAAGGTCGCCGCGGTGGCCAACATCGACGAAGACGAGCTGTTCCAGCTCAACCCCGCCTTCAAGCAACGCACCACTATCGACGGCCCGCAGCACTTGCTGGTACCCACTTCCAAGGCACAGCTGCTGACTACCAGCCTGCAGACCATGCGCCCGGAAGAGTTGATCAGCAAGAAGCAGCTCAAACCGGTTTTCGAAAGGTCGGACGATACCCAGCTGGCGGGCGTCAAGCGTAGCTATCGGGTCAAGCGCGGCGACAACCTGGGCTCCATTGCCAAGGCCAACAATGTCGACGTCAAGGACCTGCAACGCTGGAACAAATTGAGCGGCAGGAATCTCAAGGCTGGCCAGACCCTGGTCATGCAAGACACCGGCAAGCGCAACTCGGGGCGCATCAACACCGTGATCGCGGCCAAGTCCAAGACCAACACCGAGAAGTCGCAATCCCAGTACAAGGTGCAACGGGGCGATTCGCTATACATGGTGGCCAAGCGTTTCAACGTTGAAATGCAACACCTCAAGCGCTGGAATCCTCGTGTTGGCCAGGCCTTGAAACCAGGGCAGATGCTGACGGTTTCCAATCCGCATTAA
- the gloB gene encoding hydroxyacylglutathione hydrolase gives MIQITALPAFTDNYIWLLQDPDTRRCAVVDPGDAAPVNDWLTANPGWVLSDILITHHHHDHVGGVEQLKKTTDATVYGPASETIPKRDIALKDNDRINVLGHDFEIIAVPGHTLGHIAYYRPGLLFCGDTLFAAGCGRLFEGTPKQMYTSLSRLAALPEDTRVYCTHEYTLSNLRFAAAVEPGNADTLERLASVTRQREAGAITLPSTVALEKRTNPFLRTGETSVKEKADERTDTDNSAPDMVFAALRAWKDTF, from the coding sequence ATGATACAGATCACTGCCCTGCCCGCCTTCACCGACAACTACATCTGGTTGTTACAAGACCCCGACACCCGACGCTGTGCGGTGGTCGACCCGGGCGATGCCGCGCCGGTAAACGACTGGCTCACGGCCAATCCGGGCTGGGTCCTGAGTGATATTTTGATCACTCACCATCACCATGACCATGTCGGCGGCGTCGAACAGCTGAAAAAAACGACGGACGCAACCGTCTACGGTCCTGCCAGCGAAACCATCCCCAAGCGGGACATCGCGCTCAAGGATAACGATCGCATCAATGTGCTGGGCCATGACTTCGAGATCATTGCCGTACCCGGTCATACCCTGGGCCACATTGCCTATTATCGCCCCGGCCTGCTGTTCTGTGGCGACACCCTCTTCGCAGCGGGTTGCGGGCGCCTGTTCGAAGGCACGCCCAAGCAAATGTACACCTCGCTGTCGCGCCTCGCCGCGCTTCCCGAAGACACCCGGGTGTACTGCACCCATGAGTACACCCTGAGCAATCTGCGCTTCGCCGCCGCGGTCGAACCTGGCAACGCCGATACCCTCGAACGCCTGGCCAGCGTGACCCGTCAGCGAGAAGCCGGGGCCATCACCCTGCCATCGACGGTGGCCCTGGAAAAACGTACAAATCCGTTTTTGCGTACCGGCGAAACATCCGTTAAAGAAAAAGCGGATGAACGGACCGACACCGATAACTCCGCGCCCGATATGGTTTTTGCTGCGCTAAGGGCCTGGAAAGATACGTTCTGA
- a CDS encoding class I SAM-dependent methyltransferase, giving the protein MTDKAFAQADPDWLALISAARDWLSGPLGQFLLDEERQMLEDELGRFFGGYLVHYGPSAQTPPSAPQVQRNVRLGAPLPGVEIVCEEQAWPLSEHAADVVVLQHGLDFCLSPHGLLREAASSVRPGGHLLIIGINPWSTWGLRHVFAHDGLRKARCISPSRVADWLNLLGFALEKRRFGCYRPPLASPTWQTRLAGWERKAGDWQLSGGGFYLLVARKIVVGLRPVRQERREPMGKLIPLPMAKVNRRNIEP; this is encoded by the coding sequence ATGACCGATAAAGCGTTCGCTCAGGCTGATCCTGACTGGCTGGCATTGATCAGCGCAGCACGTGACTGGCTGTCCGGCCCCCTCGGGCAATTCCTGCTGGACGAAGAACGGCAAATGCTCGAGGACGAGCTGGGGCGATTCTTCGGTGGCTACCTGGTGCATTACGGGCCATCAGCCCAGACGCCGCCGTCGGCGCCGCAGGTGCAGCGCAACGTGCGCCTGGGGGCGCCGTTGCCTGGGGTCGAGATCGTCTGCGAGGAACAGGCCTGGCCGCTGAGCGAACATGCCGCCGATGTGGTGGTGCTGCAGCATGGGCTGGATTTCTGCCTGTCGCCCCACGGCTTGCTGCGCGAAGCAGCGAGCAGTGTGCGGCCCGGCGGGCATTTGCTGATCATCGGCATCAACCCCTGGAGCACCTGGGGGCTGCGTCATGTGTTTGCCCATGACGGCTTGCGCAAGGCGCGCTGCATTTCCCCCTCACGTGTGGCCGACTGGCTGAACCTGCTGGGCTTCGCGCTGGAGAAACGCCGCTTTGGGTGCTATCGTCCGCCGCTGGCTTCACCCACCTGGCAGACCCGTCTGGCCGGTTGGGAGCGCAAGGCCGGTGACTGGCAATTGTCCGGCGGCGGCTTCTATTTATTGGTGGCACGCAAGATCGTGGTCGGCCTGCGGCCTGTCCGTCAGGAGCGTCGCGAGCCGATGGGCAAGCTGATCCCGTTGCCGATGGCCAAGGTCAATCGCCGCAACATCGAACCGTGA
- the rnhA gene encoding ribonuclease HI, which produces MSDSVELFTDGACKGNPGPGGWGALLVCKGVEKELWGGEANTTNNRMELMGAIRGLEELKRSCDVLLVTDSQYVMKGINEWMANWKKRGWKTAAKEPVKNADLWKLLDEQVNRHNVTWKWVRGHIGHHGNERADQLANRGVDEVRGFKQA; this is translated from the coding sequence ATGAGCGATAGCGTAGAACTCTTCACCGATGGCGCCTGCAAGGGCAATCCTGGCCCTGGCGGCTGGGGCGCATTGCTGGTGTGCAAGGGCGTTGAGAAAGAACTTTGGGGCGGCGAAGCCAATACCACCAACAATCGCATGGAACTGATGGGCGCGATTCGCGGCCTGGAAGAGCTCAAGCGTTCGTGCGATGTGTTGCTGGTGACTGACTCCCAGTACGTGATGAAGGGCATCAACGAGTGGATGGCCAACTGGAAAAAGCGCGGCTGGAAAACCGCTGCCAAGGAACCGGTCAAGAACGCCGACCTGTGGAAACTGCTCGACGAGCAGGTCAATCGCCATAACGTCACCTGGAAATGGGTGCGCGGGCACATTGGCCACCACGGCAACGAACGGGCCGACCAACTGGCCAACCGTGGCGTGGATGAAGTGCGAGGCTTCAAACAGGCCTGA
- the dnaQ gene encoding DNA polymerase III subunit epsilon: MATRSVVLDTETTGMPVTDGHRIIEIGCVELIGRRLTGRHFHVYLQPDRESDEGAIGVHGITNEFLVGKPRFAEVAEEFFEFIKGAQLIIHNAAFDVGFINNEFALMGQHDRADITQHCSILDTLMMARERHPGQRNSLDALCKRYGVDNSGRELHGALLDSEILADVYLTMTGGQTSLSLAGNASDGNGSGEGADNSATEIRRLPADRQPARIIRATEDELAQHMARLEIISKSAGGPALWLQLAEAKASA; this comes from the coding sequence ATGGCCACCAGATCCGTTGTACTCGACACCGAAACCACCGGCATGCCGGTGACCGACGGCCACCGGATTATCGAAATCGGTTGTGTCGAATTGATCGGTCGGCGCCTGACCGGTCGGCATTTTCACGTTTACCTGCAACCGGATCGCGAAAGTGACGAAGGCGCCATCGGCGTCCACGGCATCACCAACGAATTCCTGGTGGGCAAGCCGCGTTTCGCCGAGGTGGCCGAAGAGTTCTTCGAGTTCATCAAGGGCGCGCAGCTGATCATCCACAACGCGGCGTTCGACGTTGGCTTCATCAACAACGAATTTGCCCTGATGGGCCAGCACGATCGTGCGGACATCACCCAGCACTGCTCGATCCTCGACACCTTGATGATGGCCCGGGAACGCCACCCTGGCCAGCGCAACAGCCTCGACGCCTTGTGCAAACGTTATGGCGTCGACAACTCCGGCCGTGAGCTGCACGGCGCCTTGCTCGACTCCGAGATCCTGGCCGACGTCTACCTGACCATGACCGGCGGCCAGACCAGCCTGTCCCTGGCGGGTAATGCCTCCGATGGCAATGGCTCCGGGGAGGGCGCGGACAACTCCGCTACTGAAATCCGCCGTCTGCCGGCCGACCGCCAGCCGGCGCGCATCATTCGCGCCACTGAAGACGAGCTGGCCCAGCACATGGCACGTCTGGAAATCATCAGCAAATCCGCCGGTGGGCCGGCGCTGTGGTTGCAATTGGCTGAGGCCAAAGCTTCGGCGTAG
- a CDS encoding Orn/Lys/Arg decarboxylase N-terminal domain-containing protein, which yields MYKDLKFPVLIVHRDIKADTVAGDRVRGIARELEQEGFSIVSAMDYTEGRLVASTHHGLSCMLIAAEDASAHSHLLQNMAELIGLARVRAPDLPIFALGEQVTLENAPADAMAELNQLRGILYLFEDTVPFLARQVARAARKYLDGLLPPFFKALVQHTADSNYSWHTPGHGGGVAYHKSPVGQAFHQFFGENTLRSDLSVSVPELGSLLDHTGPLAEAEARAARNFGADHTFFVINGTSTANKIVWHSMVARDDLVLVDRNCHKSVLHSIIMTGAIPLYLCPERNELGIIGPIPLSEFSRESIQAKIDASPLTKGRAPKVKLAVVTNSTYDGLCYNAELIKQQLGNSVEVLHFDEAWYAYAAFHEFFAGRYGMGTSRSEDSPLVFTTHSTHKLLAAFSQASMIHVQDGGARQLDRDRFNEAFMMHISTSPQYGIIASLDVASAMMEGGAGRSLLQEMFDEALSFRRALANLRQHIAADDWWFSIWQPPSVEGINRVVTEDWLLQPADDWHGFGEVSDDYVLLDPIKVSLVMPGLTAGGALSDRGIPAAVVSKFLWERGLVVEKTGLYSFLVLFSMGITKGKWSTLLTELLEFKRSYDANVSLANCLPCVAQQHGARYQGMGLRDLCDQLHACYRSNATAKHLKRMYTVLPQIAMKPADAYDHLVRGEVEAVSIDALEGRIAAVMLVPYPPGIPLIMPGERFTEATRSIIDYLAFARTFDSSFPGFVADVHGLQHEDEGNGRHYTVDCIKE from the coding sequence ATGTATAAAGATCTGAAATTCCCGGTCCTGATCGTCCATCGCGACATCAAGGCCGACACCGTCGCTGGCGATCGCGTGCGGGGTATCGCCCGGGAACTGGAGCAGGAAGGTTTCAGTATCGTCTCGGCGATGGATTACACCGAAGGCCGGCTGGTCGCTTCGACCCATCACGGCCTCTCGTGCATGCTGATTGCGGCGGAAGACGCCAGCGCCCATTCGCATTTGTTACAGAATATGGCCGAGCTGATCGGACTGGCGCGCGTGCGTGCGCCGGATCTGCCCATCTTCGCCCTGGGCGAGCAAGTGACCCTGGAAAACGCGCCCGCCGACGCCATGGCCGAGCTCAACCAGTTGCGCGGCATTCTCTACCTGTTCGAGGACACCGTGCCATTCCTCGCGCGCCAGGTGGCGAGGGCGGCGCGCAAGTACCTGGATGGCCTGCTGCCGCCGTTCTTCAAGGCATTGGTGCAGCACACCGCCGACTCCAACTATTCCTGGCACACCCCCGGTCACGGTGGCGGGGTGGCGTATCACAAGAGCCCGGTAGGACAGGCGTTCCACCAGTTTTTCGGGGAAAACACCCTGCGTTCGGACCTGTCGGTCTCAGTGCCGGAACTGGGCTCGCTGCTGGATCACACCGGGCCTCTGGCAGAAGCCGAGGCGCGGGCGGCGCGTAATTTTGGCGCCGATCACACCTTCTTCGTGATCAACGGCACTTCGACGGCGAACAAGATTGTCTGGCACTCCATGGTCGCTCGCGACGACCTGGTGCTGGTGGACCGCAATTGCCACAAGTCGGTGTTGCACTCGATCATCATGACCGGTGCCATCCCCCTGTACCTGTGCCCGGAACGCAATGAACTGGGGATCATCGGGCCGATTCCCCTGAGTGAGTTCAGCCGCGAATCGATCCAGGCCAAGATCGACGCCAGTCCGTTGACCAAGGGCCGGGCGCCGAAGGTCAAGCTGGCGGTGGTGACCAATTCGACCTATGACGGACTCTGCTACAACGCCGAGCTGATCAAGCAGCAGTTGGGTAATAGCGTCGAGGTCTTGCACTTTGACGAGGCCTGGTACGCCTATGCGGCGTTCCATGAGTTTTTCGCCGGGCGCTACGGCATGGGCACGTCCCGCAGTGAAGACAGCCCGCTGGTGTTCACCACCCATTCCACGCACAAACTGCTGGCGGCGTTCAGCCAGGCGTCGATGATTCATGTGCAGGACGGTGGCGCCCGGCAGCTGGACCGTGACCGTTTCAACGAAGCCTTCATGATGCACATCTCTACGTCACCGCAGTACGGCATCATCGCTTCGCTGGACGTGGCGTCGGCGATGATGGAGGGCGGGGCCGGGCGTTCGCTGTTGCAGGAGATGTTCGACGAAGCCCTGAGCTTTCGCCGGGCGCTGGCCAATCTGCGCCAGCACATCGCCGCCGACGATTGGTGGTTTTCCATCTGGCAGCCGCCGTCGGTGGAAGGCATTAACCGGGTGGTGACCGAGGACTGGCTGTTGCAACCGGCGGATGACTGGCACGGCTTTGGTGAGGTGAGCGACGATTATGTCTTGCTCGATCCGATCAAGGTCAGCCTGGTGATGCCGGGTCTGACCGCGGGCGGTGCGCTCAGCGATCGCGGGATTCCGGCGGCCGTGGTCAGCAAGTTTCTCTGGGAGCGCGGGCTGGTGGTTGAAAAGACCGGGCTGTATTCGTTCCTGGTGTTGTTCTCGATGGGCATCACCAAGGGCAAGTGGAGCACGTTGCTGACTGAACTGCTGGAGTTCAAACGCAGCTATGACGCCAACGTCAGCCTGGCCAACTGCCTGCCTTGCGTGGCGCAACAGCATGGCGCGCGCTATCAGGGCATGGGCTTGCGAGACTTGTGTGATCAGTTGCACGCCTGTTATCGCAGCAATGCCACGGCCAAACATCTAAAGCGGATGTACACGGTGTTGCCGCAAATCGCCATGAAGCCGGCTGACGCCTATGATCATCTGGTACGTGGCGAAGTCGAAGCCGTGTCGATCGATGCCCTGGAGGGGCGCATCGCTGCCGTCATGCTGGTGCCATACCCGCCGGGCATTCCGTTGATCATGCCCGGAGAGCGCTTTACCGAGGCGACCCGCTCGATCATCGACTACCTGGCGTTTGCTCGCACGTTCGACAGCAGCTTCCCGGGATTCGTCGCTGATGTGCACGGATTGCAACACGAAGACGAGGGCAATGGGCGGCACTACACCGTCGATTGCATCAAGGAATGA
- a CDS encoding GNAT family N-acetyltransferase: protein MQPVMNPNYPGLSVRVADEGFAAYIWGSDFSFEVAAYGAPEIGQPVEQWQVTPITPYRKCYGIDPEEFSSFRDAADSAIFMAYLDDEPVGHLVISTNWNGFAHIDELAVHAPARRHGVAKALLDVAQFWSRKKKLPGVMLETQNNNLGACRLYERCGYVIGGIDHLRYRGIDPNTAEVALFWYRLFDNPLENPISSPTSPRLVP from the coding sequence ATGCAACCGGTCATGAATCCGAATTACCCAGGGCTGTCGGTGCGCGTGGCCGACGAAGGCTTTGCCGCTTATATATGGGGCAGTGATTTCAGTTTTGAAGTCGCCGCCTATGGTGCTCCCGAAATTGGGCAGCCGGTGGAGCAGTGGCAGGTCACGCCCATCACCCCTTATCGCAAGTGTTATGGCATCGATCCGGAAGAGTTCAGCAGCTTTCGCGATGCCGCCGACAGTGCGATTTTCATGGCGTACCTGGATGACGAGCCCGTTGGCCACCTGGTGATCAGCACCAACTGGAACGGTTTTGCCCATATCGACGAGTTGGCGGTGCATGCACCCGCCAGGCGACACGGTGTGGCCAAGGCGTTGCTGGATGTGGCGCAGTTCTGGAGTCGCAAGAAGAAACTGCCCGGCGTCATGCTCGAAACCCAGAACAACAACCTGGGCGCCTGCCGGCTGTACGAACGTTGCGGCTACGTGATCGGTGGCATCGACCATCTGCGTTATCGGGGTATTGACCCCAATACCGCCGAAGTGGCGCTGTTCTGGTACCGATTGTTCGACAACCCGCTGGAAAATCCGATCAGTTCGCCAACATCACCGCGGCTTGTTCCGTGA
- a CDS encoding LysR substrate-binding domain-containing protein: MRLRHIEVIQALLQTGHLGTAAEWLQLPVAEVERILRDAEDQLGFMLFASVRGRLQATREARALQVEINRVYDALEPVQRLASSLRQYLAPPLRLICTPPLAQQLLPQSIAALRRRLPDAPCTLLSQPTREIVRNLLLRESDLGLSLHDPDHADIHCQSIAQGKLQLLAPHGWLQPKQKYISLQDLAGQAMVGLEGHDPLSPALENKLHALRPAPVIQTRVQTHQMMRSMVEAGEGLAIVDPFTALGAKSAGLDACPLAPAVPVTLYALTLKNGEPSPALQALLAIITEQAAVMLAN; encoded by the coding sequence ATGCGCTTACGACATATCGAAGTGATCCAGGCGCTCCTGCAGACCGGTCACCTGGGTACCGCCGCCGAATGGCTGCAGTTGCCGGTGGCCGAAGTCGAACGCATTTTGCGCGACGCTGAAGATCAGTTGGGGTTCATGCTGTTCGCAAGCGTTCGCGGACGCTTGCAGGCCACTCGTGAAGCGCGGGCGTTGCAGGTCGAAATCAATCGTGTCTACGATGCGCTCGAACCAGTGCAACGCCTGGCCAGCAGCCTCAGGCAATACCTGGCCCCGCCGTTACGCCTCATCTGCACCCCGCCCCTGGCCCAGCAATTGTTGCCGCAAAGTATCGCAGCGCTGCGCCGCCGCCTGCCCGACGCGCCTTGTACGCTCCTGAGCCAACCCACCCGCGAGATCGTCCGCAACCTGCTGCTGCGCGAAAGCGATCTGGGCCTGAGCCTGCATGATCCCGATCACGCCGACATTCATTGCCAGTCGATCGCCCAAGGCAAGCTGCAACTGCTCGCCCCTCACGGCTGGTTGCAACCCAAGCAGAAGTACATCTCGCTGCAGGACCTGGCCGGCCAGGCGATGGTGGGCCTTGAAGGCCATGACCCGCTCAGTCCGGCGCTGGAAAACAAACTGCATGCGCTGCGGCCGGCTCCGGTCATACAGACCCGGGTGCAAACTCACCAGATGATGCGCAGCATGGTCGAGGCCGGTGAAGGCCTGGCCATTGTCGACCCTTTCACCGCCCTGGGCGCCAAATCGGCCGGGCTCGATGCCTGCCCGCTGGCACCGGCCGTGCCGGTCACCCTCTACGCCCTGACCCTGAAGAATGGCGAGCCCTCGCCTGCCCTCCAGGCGTTGCTGGCGATCATCACGGAACAAGCCGCGGTGATGTTGGCGAACTGA
- a CDS encoding NADPH-dependent FMN reductase produces MSNVYTIAVVVGSLRKASINRKVALALADLAPANLKLNIVEIGDLPLYNEDIDGATPPAAYSTFRQQVSSSDAVLFVTPEYNRSVPAPMKNAIDVGSRPYGKSAWSGKPGAVISVSPGAVGGFGANHHLRQSMVFLDVPMMQQPEAYLSGAGSAFDEAGNLSESVRPFLQKFIDAYGKWVEQHKKL; encoded by the coding sequence ATGAGTAATGTCTATACCATCGCCGTAGTGGTCGGCAGCCTGCGCAAAGCATCGATCAACCGCAAGGTTGCCCTCGCGCTGGCGGACCTGGCGCCGGCCAACCTCAAGCTCAATATCGTCGAAATCGGCGATTTGCCGCTCTACAACGAAGACATCGATGGTGCTACACCGCCGGCAGCCTACAGTACTTTCCGACAACAAGTCAGTTCATCCGACGCAGTGCTGTTCGTCACCCCTGAATACAACCGTTCGGTGCCTGCCCCGATGAAAAACGCCATCGACGTGGGCTCGCGCCCCTATGGCAAGAGTGCCTGGAGTGGCAAACCGGGTGCGGTGATCAGTGTTTCGCCGGGTGCGGTCGGGGGATTCGGTGCGAATCACCACCTGCGCCAGTCCATGGTGTTTCTCGATGTGCCGATGATGCAGCAACCGGAAGCCTACTTAAGTGGCGCCGGTTCCGCGTTCGACGAGGCGGGCAACCTGTCCGAGTCCGTCAGGCCGTTCCTGCAGAAGTTCATCGATGCCTACGGCAAGTGGGTCGAACAGCACAAAAAGCTTTGA